A part of Scleropages formosus chromosome 3, fSclFor1.1, whole genome shotgun sequence genomic DNA contains:
- the LOC114910208 gene encoding ATP-dependent Clp protease proteolytic subunit, mitochondrial-like, with protein sequence MLIRRFLTNGLKVVRGSRFVHHSPPWRSPLIPIVVEQTGRGERAYDIYSRLLRERIICVMGPIDDSVASLVIAQLLFLQSESNNKPIHMYINSPGGVITAGLAIYDTMQYILNPISTWCVGQAASMGSLLLAAGTNGMRHSLPNARIMVHQPSGGARGQATDIAIQAEEILKLKRQINNIYCKHTGQPLETIESVMERDRYMSPMEAQDFGIIDRVLVHPPQAGKDEPEIVQKEAPTSTSPSAPSDAARPVQGSVASSPPSSYKPEP encoded by the exons ATGCTTATTCGG CGCTTCTTGACAAATGGGCTCAAGGTTGTCAGGGGGAGCCGATTTGTCCACCACAGCCCTCCATGGAGAAGCCCTCTCATccccattgtggtggaacagaCG GGCCGAGGTGAGCGTGCCTATGATATTTACTCAAGGCTGCTTAGAGAACGGATAATTTGCGTCATGGGACCG ATTGATGATTCTGTGGCCAGCCTGGTTATTGCCCAGCTACTCTTCCTTCAGTCAGAGAGCAACAACAAACCCATCCACATGTACATCAACAGTCCTG GGGGTGTGATCACAGCTGGCCTGGCCATCTATGACACCATGCAGTACATTCTGAACCCCATCTCCACCTGGTGTGTGGGGCAGGCAGCCAGCATGGGCAGTCTTCTGCTGGCTGCAGGCACCAATGGAATGAGGCACTCACTTCCCAATGCCAGGATCATGGTGCACCAGCCTTCAGGTGGAGCAAGG GGTCAGGCCACTGACATTGCCATCCAGGCTGAGGAGATTCTAAAACTGAAGAGGCAGATCAATAACATCTACTGCAAACACACGGGACAACCTCTGGAAACCATTG AGAGTGTCATGGAGAGAGACCGCTACATGAGTCCCATGGAGGCCCAGGACTTCGGCATTATTGACCGGGTGCTGGTTCACCCACCCCAGGCCGGGAAGGACGAGCCTGAGATTGTGCAGAAGGAAGCGCCCACCTCCACCAGCCCCTCTGCCCCCTCTGATGCTGCTAGGCCTGTACAGGGTTCTGTAGCAAGCAGCCCGCCTTCATCCTACAAACCTGAACCCTAA